A stretch of DNA from Rhodothermia bacterium:
TAGAAGCCGAGCCAATAGGGACATCTTCGAAATACGCAAAAAGGTTTGGAATAGCACTTCCCAATTCCTCTTCAATGATGCGCCGTGCGTCATCGGTAGGGAATGGGGGGACGTGACTTTGCAACTTCTCGAACTCTGTAATTAATTCATCCGGTAATAAGTCTGCTCTATTCGAAAGGACTTGCGCAAACTTTACATAGGTTGGGCCCAATTCCTCGGCCACCATTCGGATTCGTTCCCAGCGGCTATATTCCATCACGGGTCGTTCCTGTCGTATCCAGAGTGCCCGCCTGCGTTCCGACACCAAGCTTTTAAGGGCCGTCTCGGAGATCACTTCTTCAAAACCATATTTAAAAAGGACGCGAAGTATTTCACGAATACGCCTTATGTTTTGAAAGGTTTTTGTAAGCATGGTTCTGGTGTTTTGTGGCGAGTATTTGGGCTATTTGAGCCTTGTAAAGCCGTTATAGTTATTTACGGCCATAAGACAGGACATAGTCCGGCACGGGAATGTGATCCGGTAGGGCTTCGTCCTTGATAGGTGGGCCATAAACGGTTTGGATCGGAAGAATTCCTGCCCAATAAGGTAAGTCAAGGTCTTCTTGATCATCCTTTACACCTGCATTTCTAATCTTTGCGGATGCTTGTTCAATATTAATTCGTACAATCATGGTGGCCTTTAGCTCTTTTTCATTTGGGATGCGGGAGTCGTCCCATCGGTGGGGAATAAGGCGCTCCATAAAAAGAGCCGTGAAGCGCATTTTTTCCTCTGGGTTTTCAATTTTACCGCCCTTGCCGAATAACATTGCCGAGCGATAATTAACGGAGTGGTGAAAGGCAGACCTTGCCAGAATTAACGCATCGGTATGGGTGACGGTAATACAAACGGGCTCGCCAGCAGCGATGTGCCGCATCATCCGACTTGCGGACGAACCATGCAGTAGGAGATCGTCTCCGTCCCTTGCAATGAGCGTGGGGATCACCATCGGTTGGTCGTCAATCACAAATCCTACATGTCCGATCAAGGCTTCGTCCACGATCCGGTAAATGGTTTCGCGGTCGTAGTGGCCTCTTTCAGGGAGGCGGATAACGGTGTTTTTTTTTGACTTTGGGTTAGGGGTGTGCATTTGGTTTTGTGGTAAGAGGTTATAAAATAAGCCTCCACAAGGATTGTTGCGGAGGCTCCGATGCTTTTTTTCGCAACAAGTGGTTGATTATCGCTTAGCGAAAGCTTCCATAAAACGTACACTGGCTTCAATGCCTTTATGGAAGCGGTCTATGCCGTATTTTTCATTGGGCGAGTGGATGGCATCGGAATCTAAGCCAAAGCCCATGAGAACAGTATTCAGCCCTAAAATGTTTTTAAAATCTGCCACAATGGGGATAGAGCCACCCTCACGGGTGAAGACGGGCTTGCGGCCATAGACCCCTTCCATTGCCTCGCTTGCGGCTTGCATAGCGGGGTGGTGTATGTCCACCATAGCGGCATGGCCACCGTGTAAGGCCGTGAATTTAAGTTTCATGGTAGGTGGTGTATTTTCTTCAAAGTACTTGCGCAGCATCTCGGCCACCTCGTCTGGTTGTTGGTCTGGAACCAAGCGGCAGGAGATTTTTGCACCAGCTTTGGCCGGGAGGACGGTTTTGGCTCCTTCGCCTTGATAGCCGCCCCAAATGCCATTGAGGTCTAAGGTAGGGCGTGCGGTGATGCCTTCGAGGAGGGAATAACCGGCTTCGGTTCGGGTTTCAGCCACATCAACTTCTTCTTTCCAAGCGGCCTCATCAAAAGGTAGAGACGCAAATCCAGCACGTTCTTCATCCGAAAGGGTGCGAACGGCGTCGTAAAAGCCGGGTAAGGTGACGCGGTGGTCGGCATCATGTAGGTTGTTGATCAATCGGCACAATTCATTCAATGGGTTATGGATACCGCCGCCATAGACGCCAGAGTGTAAATCGCGATTTGGGCCAGTAAGTTCAACTTCTACATAAGCAAGACCACGTAATCCATATGTGATGCTGGGCACATCTTCGGCAAAAAGGGAAGTATCAGAAATCACCACAATATCGGCGGCCAACTTTTCTTGGTTTGCTTCGAGGAATTGCGAAAGGTGCGCAGATCCAACTTCCTCTTCGCCTTCAATGATGAATTTGAGGTTGACAGGTAATTGTCCTTCACCTTTTAACCATGCTTCAGCGGCTTTTACGTGCATAAACGCCTGCCCTTTGTCGTCGCAAGAGCCGCGTGCATAAATCAAACCATCTTTGATAACAGGTTCAAAAGGCGGGGAATCCCACAATTCCAACGGATCTGGCGGTTGAACGTCGTAGTGGCCATAGACCAAAACGGTCGGTAAGTTGGCATCACGGATATGCTCGGCAAAGACCACCGGATGTCCGGGGGTTGGCATAATTTCAACGTGGGACATACCAATGCCCCGTAGGTTGCTTGCTAACCATTCAGCGGCTTTCTTTACGTCCTCGGTATGGTTAGAGTCTGCACTCACCGAAGGGATCCGAAGCCATTCGAGAAGTTCTGAAACCTGCTGTTCTGCATGATCAGCGGCGTATTTTAAGGCTTTTTGCATAGTGGTTCAAGGTTTGGAATGCG
This window harbors:
- a CDS encoding pyridoxamine 5'-phosphate oxidase family protein, producing MHTPNPKSKKNTVIRLPERGHYDRETIYRIVDEALIGHVGFVIDDQPMVIPTLIARDGDDLLLHGSSASRMMRHIAAGEPVCITVTHTDALILARSAFHHSVNYRSAMLFGKGGKIENPEEKMRFTALFMERLIPHRWDDSRIPNEKELKATMIVRINIEQASAKIRNAGVKDDQEDLDLPYWAGILPIQTVYGPPIKDEALPDHIPVPDYVLSYGRK
- a CDS encoding dipeptidase, with translation MQKALKYAADHAEQQVSELLEWLRIPSVSADSNHTEDVKKAAEWLASNLRGIGMSHVEIMPTPGHPVVFAEHIRDANLPTVLVYGHYDVQPPDPLELWDSPPFEPVIKDGLIYARGSCDDKGQAFMHVKAAEAWLKGEGQLPVNLKFIIEGEEEVGSAHLSQFLEANQEKLAADIVVISDTSLFAEDVPSITYGLRGLAYVEVELTGPNRDLHSGVYGGGIHNPLNELCRLINNLHDADHRVTLPGFYDAVRTLSDEERAGFASLPFDEAAWKEEVDVAETRTEAGYSLLEGITARPTLDLNGIWGGYQGEGAKTVLPAKAGAKISCRLVPDQQPDEVAEMLRKYFEENTPPTMKLKFTALHGGHAAMVDIHHPAMQAASEAMEGVYGRKPVFTREGGSIPIVADFKNILGLNTVLMGFGLDSDAIHSPNEKYGIDRFHKGIEASVRFMEAFAKR